The Vibrio chagasii genome includes a region encoding these proteins:
- the spoT gene encoding bifunctional GTP diphosphokinase/guanosine-3',5'-bis pyrophosphate 3'-pyrophosphohydrolase encodes MYLFDSLKDVAQEYLTEPQIEALRQSYVVARDAHEGQTRSSGEPYIIHPVAVSRILAEMRLDIETLQAALLHDVIEDCDVTKEDLEEKFGNTVAELVDGVSKLDKLKFRDRKEAQAENFRKMVLAMVQDIRVILIKLADRTHNMRTLGALRPDKKRRIARETLEIYSPLAHRLGIHNIKTELEELGFEALYPNRYRVLKNVVKAARGNRKEMIQRIHSEIEGRLEEVGLPARVLGREKNLFSIYNKMKTKEQRFHTIMDIYAFRVVVDTPDTCYRALGQAHSLYKPRPGRMKDYIAVPKANGYQSLHTSMIGPHGVPVEVQIRTEDMDQMADKGVAAHWSYKGNGSRSSNGTTAQVKAQRWMQSLLELQQSAGNSFEFIENVKSDLFPDEIFVFTPKGRIVELPAGATAVDFAYAVHTDVGNMCVGARVDMNPYPLSKSLKNGQTIEIISAPGARPNAAWLNYVVTSRARTKIRQVLKTMRREESITLGRRLLNHALGEHSIGDIGQENVEHVLSDLRLDNIEDLLASIGLGELMSIVIARRLLGDADELTEVENNSGIPRKKLPIRGAEGLLLTFANCCHPIPDDHIIAHVSPGRGLVVHRETCPNVRGYQKEPDKYMAVEWSDDYDQEFTAELQVDLQNHQGALAELTNVISKTGSNIHGISTEERDGRLYTVTILLTTKDRVHLASIMKKLRVMPHALKVRRRKN; translated from the coding sequence TTGTATCTATTCGATAGCCTCAAAGACGTTGCCCAAGAATACCTAACAGAGCCTCAAATTGAGGCTCTGCGTCAATCTTATGTGGTAGCGAGAGACGCCCATGAAGGGCAAACCCGCTCAAGCGGTGAACCATACATTATCCACCCTGTAGCTGTTTCAAGAATCTTGGCAGAAATGCGACTGGATATCGAAACTCTACAAGCTGCTCTACTTCATGATGTGATTGAAGACTGTGATGTCACTAAAGAAGATCTAGAGGAAAAGTTTGGCAATACCGTTGCTGAATTGGTAGATGGTGTATCTAAGCTGGATAAGCTTAAATTTCGTGATCGCAAAGAAGCGCAAGCAGAGAACTTCCGTAAGATGGTTCTCGCCATGGTGCAAGACATCCGCGTTATCTTGATCAAATTAGCTGACCGTACTCACAACATGCGTACGCTTGGGGCACTTCGTCCTGACAAAAAGCGTCGTATTGCTCGTGAAACCCTAGAAATCTATTCTCCACTAGCTCACCGTCTTGGTATTCATAACATCAAGACCGAACTAGAAGAGCTGGGCTTCGAAGCCCTCTACCCTAACCGTTATCGCGTACTGAAAAACGTAGTGAAAGCTGCGCGTGGTAACCGTAAGGAAATGATTCAACGTATCCATAGCGAAATCGAAGGTCGCCTTGAAGAGGTTGGTCTACCTGCTCGCGTGCTTGGTCGTGAAAAGAACCTGTTCTCCATCTATAACAAGATGAAAACTAAAGAGCAGCGCTTCCACACCATTATGGACATCTACGCTTTCCGCGTGGTGGTTGATACCCCAGATACTTGTTATCGCGCATTGGGTCAGGCACACAGCCTGTACAAGCCTCGTCCTGGCCGCATGAAAGATTACATCGCGGTACCAAAAGCCAACGGCTACCAATCTCTGCATACATCAATGATTGGCCCTCACGGGGTACCAGTTGAAGTTCAGATCCGTACTGAAGATATGGATCAAATGGCAGATAAAGGTGTCGCGGCGCACTGGTCATACAAAGGCAATGGCTCACGCAGCAGTAATGGCACTACCGCACAGGTTAAAGCACAGCGTTGGATGCAGAGCTTACTTGAGCTACAACAAAGCGCAGGTAACTCATTCGAATTCATTGAAAACGTTAAGTCTGATCTGTTCCCAGATGAGATCTTCGTGTTCACGCCGAAGGGTCGCATTGTCGAGCTTCCTGCTGGTGCTACAGCGGTCGATTTTGCTTACGCGGTACATACCGATGTCGGCAACATGTGTGTAGGTGCTCGTGTAGACATGAACCCTTACCCACTCAGCAAATCGCTGAAGAACGGTCAAACCATTGAGATCATCAGTGCTCCGGGCGCACGTCCGAATGCAGCATGGCTCAACTATGTGGTGACATCACGTGCGCGTACTAAGATTCGTCAGGTTCTGAAGACTATGCGCCGTGAAGAGTCGATTACCTTAGGTCGTCGTCTACTGAACCACGCACTTGGCGAACACTCGATTGGTGATATCGGCCAAGAAAACGTTGAACATGTATTGTCAGATCTTCGTCTCGACAATATCGAAGACTTGCTGGCATCGATTGGTCTTGGTGAGCTAATGAGTATCGTGATTGCTCGTCGTTTACTGGGCGATGCTGACGAACTGACTGAAGTGGAAAACAACAGCGGGATACCAAGGAAGAAACTTCCGATCCGTGGTGCTGAAGGATTATTGCTGACGTTCGCCAACTGTTGTCACCCGATTCCAGATGATCACATCATTGCCCATGTATCTCCAGGTCGTGGTCTTGTGGTTCACCGTGAAACGTGTCCAAACGTTCGTGGCTACCAAAAAGAACCAGACAAGTATATGGCGGTGGAATGGTCTGACGATTACGACCAAGAATTCACAGCTGAACTTCAGGTTGATCTGCAGAACCACCAAGGTGCACTGGCTGAGTTAACTAACGTTATCTCGAAAACAGGCTCAAACATTCACGGTATTTCGACCGAAGAGCGTGATGGACGCTTGTACACAGTGACAATCTTGCTGACTACTAAAGATCGTGTTCACCTTGCGAGCATTATGAAGAAGCTACGTGTGATGCCACACGCGCTCAAAGTAAGACGCCGTAAGAACTAG
- a CDS encoding alternative oxidase has translation MHFESTHYKPEIFSEKVALLVTRLLKKTLNLFYGKHLAKRAMLLETIPAVPGMVAGVFNHLKALRRMKDDGGWIKELLDEADNERMHLMIFLTVTKPSIIERILVMLLQFIFLIIYGVIYLVSSKTAHRIVGYFEEEACNSYSEYISKIEEGALPNHPAPRIAMTYYGLPEDATFLDVLFRIREDEAKHRDKNHDIANLYKTKDLPEHQC, from the coding sequence ATGCATTTTGAAAGCACTCATTATAAACCTGAAATATTCTCCGAAAAGGTTGCGCTTCTTGTTACTCGACTTCTCAAAAAAACGCTTAACCTGTTTTATGGAAAACATTTAGCCAAACGTGCGATGTTGTTGGAAACCATTCCGGCTGTACCAGGCATGGTCGCAGGTGTATTTAACCACCTTAAAGCATTACGTCGTATGAAAGATGACGGCGGTTGGATCAAAGAGCTATTGGATGAAGCAGACAATGAACGGATGCATTTGATGATTTTCCTGACCGTTACCAAGCCGTCCATTATAGAACGCATCTTAGTGATGTTACTGCAGTTCATCTTTCTCATCATCTACGGCGTTATCTACCTAGTTTCATCTAAAACAGCGCATAGGATTGTCGGCTACTTTGAAGAGGAAGCCTGTAACAGTTATTCCGAGTACATATCCAAAATTGAAGAGGGGGCTCTGCCCAACCATCCTGCGCCGAGAATTGCGATGACCTATTACGGGCTACCTGAAGATGCGACATTCTTAGATGTACTTTTCCGTATAAGAGAAGATGAAGCCAAGCATCGTGACAAGAATCACGACATTGCCAATCTATACAAAACCAAAGACTTACCTGAGCATCAATGTTGA
- the recG gene encoding ATP-dependent DNA helicase RecG gives MSQLLSAIPLNSLSGVGAKVAEKLEKVGLSNVQDLLFHLPLRYEDRTRIYPIIKLHAGIWAAVQGKVMSVDTIFGKRKMLAVKISDGNGTITLRFFNFTAGMKNNFAEGKQVHAYGEIKRGNMGLEIVHPDYKFFAPRQQPDVEANLTPVYPTTEGLRQVTLRNLTDQALELIDKAAVNELLPSGLYDHQITLAQALHTIHRPPPGIDLELFDEGKHPAQLRLIMEELLAQNLSMLSVRSKGQQDKAMPLPPVNTLKDKLLDQLPFSPTNAQARVTQEIETDLEKPHPMMRLVQGDVGSGKTLVAALAAVRALEHGQQVALMAPTELLAEQHAINFANWFEAMGIQVGWLAGKLKGKARETELTRIGSGEAQMVVGTHALFQEHVEFKNLGLVIIDEQHRFGVHQRLELREKGAKQGYYPHQLVMTATPIPRTLAMTAYADLETSIIDELPPGRTPIQTVAIPDTKRDDIVERVRNACLNEGKQAYWVCTLIDESEVLEAQAAADTAEELQRKLPDVKIGLVHGRMKPAEKQAVMQEFKENKLHLLVATTVIEVGVDVPNSSLMIIENPERLGLAQLHQLRGRVGRGSVASHCVLLYHSPLSKTAQKRLGVLRESNDGFVIAQRDLEIRGPGELLGTKQTGLADFKIADLVRDQRLIPEVQRIARHIHDSYPDNAKAIINRWLGERDVYSKA, from the coding sequence ATGTCACAGCTTTTATCTGCTATCCCTCTCAACTCTTTATCTGGAGTCGGCGCTAAAGTCGCAGAGAAACTGGAAAAGGTTGGGCTTAGCAATGTACAAGACCTACTGTTTCATCTGCCATTACGTTATGAAGATAGAACGCGAATCTATCCGATCATCAAACTGCACGCTGGAATCTGGGCCGCAGTCCAAGGCAAGGTGATGAGCGTGGATACCATTTTCGGTAAACGTAAGATGTTGGCGGTAAAGATCAGCGACGGTAATGGCACTATTACACTGCGCTTTTTCAACTTCACCGCTGGTATGAAGAACAACTTTGCCGAGGGCAAGCAAGTTCATGCTTATGGTGAAATCAAGCGTGGTAATATGGGACTTGAGATCGTCCATCCGGATTACAAATTCTTTGCTCCAAGACAGCAACCAGACGTGGAAGCGAACCTAACTCCGGTGTACCCAACCACTGAAGGACTGAGACAAGTCACACTGCGTAACCTGACCGACCAAGCATTAGAACTGATCGACAAAGCAGCCGTCAATGAGCTACTACCGTCTGGTTTGTACGACCACCAAATTACTCTCGCACAAGCACTGCATACCATTCACAGACCGCCTCCGGGTATCGACCTCGAGTTATTTGATGAAGGTAAACACCCAGCCCAGCTGCGTTTGATTATGGAAGAATTACTGGCTCAAAACCTGTCGATGCTGTCTGTTCGCAGTAAAGGACAGCAAGATAAAGCGATGCCGCTTCCTCCCGTGAATACACTCAAAGATAAACTACTGGATCAGCTACCATTCTCGCCAACCAATGCTCAAGCACGCGTAACCCAAGAAATTGAAACTGACTTAGAAAAGCCGCACCCAATGATGCGCTTAGTACAAGGCGATGTAGGTTCAGGTAAAACCTTGGTTGCTGCGCTAGCGGCGGTTCGCGCACTGGAACATGGTCAGCAAGTCGCTTTGATGGCACCAACCGAACTATTAGCAGAACAGCACGCAATCAACTTCGCCAATTGGTTTGAAGCCATGGGCATTCAAGTCGGTTGGCTGGCGGGCAAACTCAAAGGTAAAGCTCGTGAGACTGAGCTTACGCGCATTGGCAGTGGTGAAGCGCAAATGGTGGTCGGTACTCATGCCCTATTCCAAGAACACGTCGAGTTCAAAAACCTTGGCTTAGTCATCATTGATGAGCAACACCGATTCGGTGTCCACCAGCGACTAGAGCTACGTGAGAAAGGCGCTAAGCAAGGCTACTATCCTCACCAGTTAGTGATGACAGCAACGCCAATTCCACGAACATTGGCAATGACGGCCTACGCCGATCTCGAAACCTCAATCATTGATGAATTACCACCGGGTCGAACGCCCATTCAAACTGTGGCAATTCCAGATACCAAGCGTGATGACATCGTCGAACGCGTGCGTAATGCCTGCCTCAATGAGGGTAAGCAAGCCTATTGGGTGTGCACACTGATTGATGAGTCTGAAGTATTGGAAGCGCAAGCTGCTGCAGACACCGCAGAAGAGCTGCAACGAAAACTGCCTGATGTGAAAATTGGTTTAGTACACGGCCGAATGAAACCTGCCGAAAAACAAGCAGTGATGCAGGAGTTCAAAGAAAACAAACTGCACCTATTGGTTGCGACTACGGTGATTGAAGTGGGTGTGGATGTTCCGAATTCGAGCTTAATGATCATCGAGAACCCAGAACGTCTTGGTCTAGCTCAACTTCACCAATTGCGCGGTCGTGTAGGCCGAGGGTCAGTCGCAAGCCATTGTGTATTGTTGTATCACTCACCGCTGTCTAAAACCGCTCAGAAGCGCTTAGGTGTGCTGCGTGAAAGTAACGATGGCTTTGTGATTGCACAGCGTGACTTAGAGATCCGTGGCCCCGGTGAACTGCTTGGCACTAAACAGACCGGCTTGGCGGATTTCAAGATTGCCGACTTAGTACGAGACCAACGTTTAATCCCCGAAGTGCAGCGTATCGCACGCCATATTCATGACAGCTATCCCGATAACGCTAAGGCGATCATCAATCGCTGGCTAGGTGAACGTGATGTGTATTCGAAGGCTTGA
- the gmk gene encoding guanylate kinase, giving the protein MGKGTLYIVSAPSGAGKSSLISAMLETNPTYAMKVSVSHTTRGMRPGEENGVHYHFVEKHHFEDLIKKNEFLEYAEVFGNYYGTSRVWIEENLDRGIDVFLDIDWQGARQIREQMPQAKSVFILPPSNGELERRLNVRGQDSEEVIAKRMNEAKSEISHYNEYDYVIVNDDFDAALMDFRAIIRAERLKEDKQAAKYSGMLTALLAE; this is encoded by the coding sequence ATGGGCAAAGGTACTCTTTACATCGTATCTGCACCTAGTGGCGCAGGTAAGTCGAGCTTGATCTCAGCAATGCTAGAAACCAATCCAACCTACGCAATGAAGGTATCTGTTTCACACACCACTCGCGGTATGCGCCCTGGTGAAGAAAATGGTGTTCACTACCACTTTGTAGAGAAGCATCACTTCGAAGACCTCATCAAGAAGAATGAATTCCTAGAGTACGCTGAAGTATTCGGCAACTACTATGGTACTTCACGCGTTTGGATTGAAGAAAACCTAGACCGCGGTATCGATGTATTCCTAGATATCGACTGGCAAGGTGCTCGTCAGATCCGTGAACAGATGCCTCAAGCGAAGAGTGTATTCATTCTTCCACCATCAAATGGTGAGCTAGAGCGTCGCCTAAACGTTCGTGGTCAAGACAGCGAAGAAGTTATTGCGAAACGCATGAACGAAGCGAAGTCAGAAATCTCTCATTATAATGAGTATGACTACGTGATCGTGAATGATGACTTTGATGCAGCCCTAATGGACTTCAGAGCTATCATTCGTGCGGAACGCTTAAAAGAAGATAAGCAAGCAGCAAAATACAGCGGCATGCTTACTGCATTACTGGCGGAATAA
- a CDS encoding phosphate-starvation-inducible protein PsiE produces the protein MPSHLPKSFSKPFLKVFHTLEAVLLVAITLATVFAMVEEFMHLFVERQVRLTDILLMFIYLEVLAMVQQFVMNGKIPVRYPIYIAIMAIARYITLGMKELDAVLIVWLSLAAFILAAATLLIRVGHHYWPYVDLRTKQPDE, from the coding sequence ATGCCTTCTCATTTACCTAAATCTTTTAGTAAGCCTTTCTTGAAAGTTTTTCATACTCTTGAAGCGGTACTGTTGGTGGCGATTACTCTCGCTACCGTGTTTGCGATGGTTGAAGAGTTCATGCATTTGTTTGTTGAGCGACAAGTTCGGCTGACCGATATTCTTCTGATGTTCATCTATTTAGAAGTGTTGGCTATGGTCCAACAATTTGTGATGAACGGTAAGATTCCGGTACGTTACCCTATCTATATCGCGATTATGGCGATTGCTCGTTACATAACACTTGGAATGAAGGAGCTGGATGCGGTTCTCATTGTTTGGTTATCTTTAGCCGCGTTTATCTTAGCTGCCGCTACCTTGTTGATTCGAGTTGGGCATCACTATTGGCCGTATGTTGATCTTAGAACCAAGCAACCGGACGAGTAA
- a CDS encoding NCS2 family permease — MSTDSTLKAQNTSGSLDSMFKITERKTTIGTELYAGFITFLAMSYILAVNPAILGGIPGMDKGAVFTATALAAAISTLIMGIWGNYPVMLAPGMSMNGFFKGLLLSGSVAVLWNEALFGIFLSGILYLAFSLTNIRKSMIESIPEGLKLAITVSLGLFIAFLGLKNAGIIVSNPFVLVGLGDISDPQVIIAYISIFIALGCMVRDIKLATFISFVSAIALTILADVFMGTSNAPIPEQLVAMPPSMAGSFGAIFDFSAFTPEKMFDLLFIVLIFLIVDFFDGLSTIVGVGRDAGIIDKDGKVPNAKSALVADAGGTVIGSVLGTTSITAFSESGIASSQGAKTGLAAVMVAGLFLISLFLYPIFSIFSAAMVAPAMVVVGIYMVGRLGQINWEKKESRIAAFFTIMFTVLSFSPANGMAMGFISYAFTMVVAGKGKEVHPLIYGLCVVFLTYLILL; from the coding sequence GTGAGTACCGATTCCACCCTGAAAGCCCAGAACACCTCTGGTTCGCTTGATTCAATGTTTAAAATCACTGAAAGAAAGACCACGATTGGCACTGAGTTGTACGCTGGTTTCATTACTTTCTTGGCAATGAGCTACATTCTGGCGGTTAACCCAGCGATTTTGGGTGGTATCCCGGGGATGGACAAAGGGGCGGTATTTACTGCAACGGCTTTGGCTGCAGCCATCTCGACGTTAATCATGGGCATCTGGGGTAACTACCCTGTGATGCTAGCGCCGGGTATGAGCATGAATGGCTTTTTCAAAGGCCTGTTATTGAGTGGTTCTGTTGCCGTGCTGTGGAATGAAGCGCTCTTTGGTATCTTCCTTTCTGGTATTTTGTATCTGGCATTCTCACTGACCAATATTCGTAAATCGATGATTGAATCGATCCCTGAGGGCTTAAAGCTGGCGATTACGGTATCGCTCGGTTTGTTCATCGCTTTCTTGGGGCTTAAGAACGCGGGCATCATCGTTTCGAATCCGTTTGTATTGGTTGGTTTAGGAGATATCTCCGACCCACAAGTGATCATCGCTTACATCAGCATCTTTATTGCCCTTGGCTGTATGGTTCGTGACATTAAGTTGGCGACGTTTATCTCATTCGTATCAGCGATTGCACTGACAATCCTGGCTGACGTGTTCATGGGTACATCAAATGCGCCAATCCCAGAGCAGCTAGTCGCGATGCCACCGAGCATGGCAGGTAGCTTTGGTGCGATCTTCGATTTCTCTGCGTTTACTCCTGAGAAAATGTTCGATCTATTGTTCATCGTACTTATCTTCCTGATTGTCGACTTCTTTGATGGCTTGAGCACGATTGTTGGTGTTGGCCGTGATGCGGGTATCATCGATAAAGACGGTAAGGTGCCAAATGCGAAATCTGCTCTAGTGGCAGATGCGGGTGGTACGGTGATTGGTTCTGTTCTTGGTACCACATCGATTACGGCATTCTCTGAGTCGGGTATTGCTTCTTCTCAAGGTGCGAAGACAGGTTTGGCGGCAGTGATGGTTGCAGGCTTGTTCCTAATCTCGCTATTCCTGTACCCAATCTTCTCTATTTTCTCGGCGGCTATGGTTGCGCCGGCGATGGTCGTAGTTGGTATCTACATGGTGGGCCGCCTTGGCCAGATTAATTGGGAGAAGAAAGAGTCTCGCATCGCAGCCTTCTTCACCATTATGTTCACGGTACTAAGTTTTTCACCTGCAAACGGCATGGCGATGGGTTTTATCAGCTATGCGTTCACTATGGTTGTCGCGGGTAAGGGTAAAGAAGTTCACCCGTTAATCTATGGCCTGTGTGTGGTGTTCCTGACCTACCTGATTCTTCTTTAA
- the rpoZ gene encoding DNA-directed RNA polymerase subunit omega, whose protein sequence is MARVTVQDAVEKVGNRFDLVLIAARRARQMQTGGKDSLVPEENDKPTVIALREIEEGLITKDVLDARERQEQQEQEAAELAAVSSIAHSR, encoded by the coding sequence ATGGCACGCGTAACTGTTCAAGACGCTGTTGAAAAAGTTGGCAACCGTTTCGACCTAGTTCTTATTGCGGCTCGCCGCGCACGTCAAATGCAAACTGGCGGTAAAGATTCACTAGTGCCTGAAGAAAACGATAAGCCAACGGTTATCGCTCTTCGCGAAATCGAAGAAGGTCTTATCACTAAAGACGTACTAGATGCTCGTGAACGTCAAGAGCAACAAGAGCAAGAAGCGGCTGAACTTGCAGCAGTAAGCAGCATCGCTCACTCTCGTTAA
- a CDS encoding YicC/YloC family endoribonuclease: MIYSMTAYARKEVKGDWGSAVWEIRSVNQRYLETYFRMPEQFRGLEPILRERFRKRLARGKVECNLRFEANPAAKGELSINEGLAQQVINAANQVMTMTGEESRLNPFQVMNWPGVMETPEQDMDAINKDLLAAFNDAIAEFIDARAREGENMKALIVQRLDAITEEVVKVRARMPEILEWQRERLLNKFEEAKIELEGSRVEQELILLAQKSDVAEELDRLDSHVKEANAVLKKGGACGRKLDFMMQEFNRESNTLASKSISTDITASGVELKVLIEQMREQIQNIE, translated from the coding sequence ATGATTTATAGTATGACCGCGTACGCACGCAAAGAAGTAAAAGGCGATTGGGGCAGCGCAGTATGGGAAATCCGTAGTGTAAACCAACGCTACCTAGAAACTTACTTCCGTATGCCTGAACAGTTCCGTGGTTTAGAGCCAATCCTACGCGAGCGTTTCCGTAAGCGCCTAGCACGCGGCAAAGTAGAATGTAACCTACGCTTTGAAGCTAACCCAGCAGCAAAAGGCGAGCTAAGCATCAACGAAGGTTTAGCGCAGCAAGTCATTAATGCGGCGAACCAAGTGATGACCATGACAGGTGAAGAGAGCCGTCTTAACCCATTCCAAGTCATGAACTGGCCTGGTGTGATGGAAACACCTGAGCAAGACATGGATGCGATCAACAAAGACCTGCTAGCAGCGTTCAACGATGCGATTGCAGAGTTCATTGATGCTCGTGCTCGTGAAGGAGAGAACATGAAGGCGCTAATCGTACAGCGCTTAGATGCGATCACTGAAGAAGTGGTAAAAGTACGTGCACGCATGCCTGAAATCCTAGAGTGGCAACGTGAGCGTCTGCTTAACAAATTTGAAGAAGCGAAGATTGAGCTTGAAGGTTCTCGCGTTGAGCAAGAGCTAATCCTACTCGCACAGAAGTCAGACGTAGCCGAAGAGCTAGACCGCCTAGACTCTCACGTGAAAGAAGCCAATGCAGTATTGAAGAAAGGCGGCGCATGTGGCCGTAAACTGGACTTCATGATGCAAGAGTTCAACCGTGAATCAAACACGCTAGCGTCTAAGTCTATCAGCACTGACATCACTGCATCAGGCGTAGAGCTGAAAGTTCTTATCGAACAGATGCGTGAACAGATCCAGAACATTGAATAA
- the envZ gene encoding two-component system sensor histidine kinase EnvZ, with protein MRIRSSFTQSIVLFLTLLVASQIFSYYAVFNYALMPSLQQFNKILAHELNLVLDQRNNIEIEAPMRQRVLEQLGVTVHAKDSEVANEYYHAVSIDLMSEEMTKELGSETEVRLILAKDSYVLWMDIAKLPNSLIRIPLSELQEEDFMPLFRNSLIMAMLIVAGGWLFIRLQNRPLIALERAAQEVGRGEIPPPLTVRGTKEIRSVTRTFNQMSKDIQELEEDRTLLMAGVSHDLRTPLTRIRLATEMMSPEDSYLAEGIISDTEECNEIISQFMDYLKPVDRESFEAVDVDDIAREVSSSEGGYEVQIETDIPDTMKPALGNPIAMKRAVSNLVVNALRYGNGWVKVSTGMTADNKLAWVTVEDNGPGIPQDQIGKLFEPFTRGDTARGSEGTGLGLAIVKRIVSQHQGAVVVNNRSEGGLKAQISFPVKP; from the coding sequence ATGCGTATACGTAGTTCCTTTACTCAGTCGATAGTACTTTTCTTAACGTTATTGGTCGCAAGCCAAATCTTTTCTTACTACGCAGTATTTAATTACGCTTTAATGCCTAGTTTGCAGCAGTTCAATAAGATACTGGCTCATGAGCTGAATTTAGTTCTAGACCAAAGAAATAATATTGAGATTGAGGCCCCAATGCGCCAGCGCGTGCTTGAGCAATTAGGGGTGACGGTACATGCTAAAGATAGCGAAGTCGCGAACGAATATTATCACGCAGTCTCGATTGACTTGATGAGTGAGGAGATGACCAAAGAGTTAGGATCTGAGACTGAAGTGCGTCTGATTCTAGCCAAAGATAGCTATGTGTTGTGGATGGATATTGCAAAACTTCCTAATTCACTGATTCGCATACCGTTATCAGAGCTTCAAGAAGAAGACTTTATGCCACTATTTCGCAATAGTCTGATCATGGCAATGTTGATCGTTGCTGGTGGATGGTTATTTATTCGTTTGCAAAATCGGCCATTGATCGCTTTAGAAAGAGCAGCGCAGGAGGTTGGGCGTGGTGAAATTCCACCGCCATTAACGGTGCGAGGAACAAAGGAAATTCGTTCAGTGACTCGGACTTTTAATCAAATGTCTAAGGATATCCAAGAGTTAGAAGAAGATAGAACGTTGTTGATGGCAGGGGTGAGTCATGATTTACGTACCCCACTTACTCGTATTCGTTTAGCGACAGAAATGATGTCACCGGAAGACAGTTATTTAGCCGAAGGTATCATCAGTGATACGGAAGAATGTAACGAGATCATTAGCCAATTTATGGATTACCTAAAGCCAGTTGATCGAGAGTCATTTGAAGCGGTCGATGTCGATGACATTGCACGCGAGGTATCGAGTTCTGAGGGAGGGTATGAGGTACAGATTGAAACGGATATTCCGGATACCATGAAGCCTGCATTAGGCAACCCGATCGCGATGAAGCGTGCCGTGAGTAACTTGGTAGTGAATGCGCTGCGTTATGGCAATGGTTGGGTCAAGGTATCAACCGGCATGACAGCGGATAACAAACTGGCTTGGGTGACAGTAGAAGATAACGGTCCGGGTATCCCACAAGACCAGATCGGCAAGCTATTTGAACCCTTCACTCGTGGCGATACGGCTCGTGGTAGTGAAGGAACGGGGTTAGGTTTGGCGATCGTCAAGCGTATTGTTAGCCAACACCAAGGCGCAGTGGTGGTCAATAATCGCAGTGAAGGTGGCTTAAAAGCGCAGATCAGTTTCCCTGTTAAGCCCTAG